A window from Staphylococcus succinus encodes these proteins:
- a CDS encoding class I adenylate-forming enzyme family protein, whose translation MNYDWIRTRADFDEVKAAVIDPMKGTEWSYQDMNARADNLANYLHNQGIERGDVVGIFAPNDVAILDLLFASFKLGAVYLPINWRLKPQEIESVIDDSQVKMIFYAAKHLSSLQGIADDLVHMDIDSQEYDAIVDPKQHSPFKAADLESDDLAVLMYTSGTTGLPKGVMFTYDSFVNNPINLVLTYRIDADYRTIIATPMFHVLGFNDLTLPLLMAGGTVILQRYFNGEALNNLMEAYQPNYLILIPTMYYAMLVADNFNPHNFENLDFLIQGGSAPLPGVQKKFNAMGHSIINGYGLTEAPLVMVNTPENGVKKPGSIGKPVMFIDIRIFDEHYEDVQVGEIGELAVRGKNVTPGYWNKPEETAKSFKDGYFLTGDLAKIDEDGDVFIVDRRKELIITGGENVLPSEVEAVLSEHPLIAQCVVLGYESPKFGESVSAAIVLTENDSDYEQKLDAHMRERLAGYKIPRMYLKVTHMPLNSTSKPDKLELKQVMNKKAHDEHQQDDELV comes from the coding sequence ATGAACTATGACTGGATAAGAACTAGGGCAGATTTTGATGAAGTAAAAGCAGCAGTTATCGATCCGATGAAAGGTACAGAATGGTCGTATCAAGATATGAATGCACGCGCAGATAATCTAGCTAACTATTTACACAATCAAGGTATTGAACGTGGAGATGTAGTAGGTATATTTGCACCTAATGATGTTGCAATTCTAGATTTGTTGTTTGCTTCGTTCAAATTAGGTGCCGTATATTTACCAATAAATTGGAGACTAAAGCCACAAGAAATTGAAAGTGTCATTGATGATTCACAAGTCAAAATGATTTTCTATGCAGCGAAGCATCTATCAAGTTTGCAAGGTATCGCAGATGATTTGGTGCATATGGATATTGACTCACAAGAATATGATGCCATAGTAGACCCGAAACAGCATAGTCCCTTTAAAGCAGCAGATTTAGAGAGCGATGATTTAGCAGTATTAATGTATACCAGTGGCACAACAGGGTTACCCAAAGGTGTTATGTTTACGTACGACTCATTTGTTAATAATCCTATTAATTTAGTATTAACTTATAGAATAGATGCGGATTATAGAACAATTATCGCTACGCCCATGTTCCACGTGTTAGGGTTTAATGATTTAACCTTACCCTTATTGATGGCAGGTGGTACTGTGATTCTACAACGCTACTTCAATGGAGAGGCATTGAATAACTTGATGGAGGCATATCAACCCAACTATTTAATTTTAATACCAACAATGTATTATGCCATGCTTGTAGCAGATAATTTTAATCCTCATAATTTTGAAAATCTAGACTTTTTGATTCAAGGGGGATCAGCGCCATTGCCTGGCGTACAGAAAAAATTTAATGCCATGGGACACTCAATTATTAATGGATATGGTTTAACAGAAGCGCCACTTGTCATGGTCAACACACCAGAAAACGGCGTGAAAAAACCTGGTAGTATTGGTAAACCTGTAATGTTTATCGATATTCGAATATTCGATGAACATTATGAAGATGTTCAAGTTGGTGAAATTGGCGAATTAGCTGTGAGAGGTAAAAATGTAACGCCAGGATATTGGAACAAACCAGAAGAAACAGCCAAATCCTTTAAAGATGGATATTTCCTAACAGGTGATTTAGCTAAAATTGATGAAGATGGGGATGTATTTATTGTTGACCGTCGTAAAGAGCTTATTATTACTGGTGGTGAGAATGTGCTCCCATCTGAAGTTGAAGCAGTATTATCAGAACACCCATTGATTGCACAATGTGTCGTACTTGGTTATGAGAGTCCTAAATTTGGCGAATCTGTTTCCGCAGCAATCGTATTGACAGAAAATGATTCAGATTATGAACAAAAACTCGATGCTCATATGAGAGAGCGATTAGCAGGTTACAAAATTCCAAGAATGTATTTAAAAGTCACACACATGCCACTTAATTCAACATCTAAACCTGATAAATTAGAGTTAAAGCAAGTTATGAATAAAAAAGCGCATGATGAACATCAACAAGATGATGAACTAGTATAA
- a CDS encoding CoA-transferase — protein sequence MKIISFSNLKDIINSGDVISIAALSSGNLPTEILKAIVDQHDNFNTPQDLTIMLTNDISDYQGDSYDLDSFVTRGMVKRLITSIITAAPETIRAMRNNEIEAYYLPQGVIATHYRSQTDASPGTITKIGLNTNVDPRYSGGKVNAKTTEDLVSLIEIGNQDYLKYHFPEVDVALLRGTYADTQGNIFMTHESHLGEGYSVAATTHKNKGKVIVQVKEIIQSGKFNPSEVFIPGELVDYVVVNEDSNYHRQAIQSYYDPALSGHYQITEMREPYLDLNTRKVILRRSAQLLLEGDVVSIGFGINNELSNVLIEEEADHLVQLNIDTGVFGGIIGSRDYFGMNYNLSARMRHDQTWDFIYNSGLDIAFLSFAEVDQHGNVNVSKFGDKMNGCGGFIDISQTVKTIVFSGAMVVGGQLNYDDDGVHITAQGHATKFVETVGSMDFNTEYAQELGQEVYFVTERAVFELTEQGLKLIEIAAGLDLERDILANMDFKPLISEELKVMDKAIYLQQWGGLAHEIRSEYRL from the coding sequence ATGAAAATTATTTCATTTTCTAATTTGAAAGATATCATTAATTCGGGTGATGTCATATCAATAGCAGCTTTATCATCTGGTAATTTACCAACTGAAATACTTAAAGCAATTGTTGACCAACACGATAACTTTAACACACCTCAAGACCTGACAATAATGCTAACGAATGATATTAGTGATTATCAGGGGGATAGTTATGATTTAGATTCTTTTGTGACGCGGGGCATGGTAAAGCGACTGATTACAAGTATTATTACTGCTGCCCCTGAAACGATTCGTGCTATGCGTAATAATGAAATTGAGGCATATTATTTACCACAAGGTGTTATTGCAACACATTATCGAAGTCAGACTGATGCTTCTCCAGGAACAATAACCAAGATCGGACTCAATACAAATGTAGACCCGAGATATTCTGGCGGCAAGGTCAATGCAAAGACCACCGAGGATTTAGTATCTTTAATTGAAATTGGAAATCAAGATTATTTGAAGTATCATTTTCCAGAAGTAGATGTGGCATTACTTAGAGGAACATATGCCGATACTCAAGGTAATATTTTTATGACCCATGAATCTCATCTGGGTGAAGGATATAGTGTAGCAGCCACCACGCATAAAAATAAAGGTAAGGTAATTGTGCAGGTTAAAGAAATTATTCAGAGCGGAAAATTTAATCCAAGTGAAGTATTTATTCCGGGAGAACTTGTAGATTATGTAGTAGTGAATGAAGATTCAAACTATCATAGACAGGCGATTCAATCTTATTATGATCCGGCACTTTCAGGACATTATCAAATTACTGAGATGCGAGAACCTTATCTAGATTTAAACACCCGTAAAGTTATTTTGAGGCGATCTGCTCAACTATTACTCGAAGGTGATGTGGTAAGTATTGGTTTTGGCATAAATAATGAATTATCCAATGTATTAATTGAGGAAGAGGCAGATCATTTGGTTCAACTCAATATTGATACTGGCGTATTCGGTGGCATTATCGGAAGTAGAGATTACTTTGGAATGAATTACAATTTAAGTGCCCGCATGAGACATGACCAGACGTGGGATTTTATATACAACAGTGGTCTTGATATTGCTTTTTTAAGCTTTGCAGAAGTCGACCAACATGGTAATGTGAATGTCTCTAAATTTGGAGATAAAATGAACGGTTGTGGAGGGTTTATTGATATTAGTCAAACGGTAAAAACAATAGTCTTTTCAGGTGCAATGGTTGTGGGGGGTCAACTTAATTACGACGATGATGGTGTGCATATAACAGCGCAAGGTCATGCCACTAAATTTGTTGAAACAGTGGGTAGCATGGACTTTAATACTGAATATGCCCAAGAGTTAGGGCAAGAAGTATATTTTGTCACTGAGCGCGCAGTGTTTGAATTAACAGAGCAAGGCTTAAAATTAATTGAAATTGCAGCTGGACTAGATTTAGAAAGAGATATTTTAGCAAATATGGATTTTAAACCGTTAATTTCCGAAGAACTTAAGGTTATGGACAAAGCTATTTATCTCCAGCAATGGGGAGGTTTGGCTCACGAGATTAGATCGGAGTATCGTCTATAA
- a CDS encoding MFS transporter, giving the protein MSTKQHSENKLILAIVLSILTYWLFAQSFINISTQVQQTYQTTTGIVNLSVSLTSFATGLFMVGAGDVSDKIGKLRMTYIGIILSIIGSLLIIISSVTALLIVGRIFQGLSAAILLPATVGVLNDQFKGKALRRAFSYLMIGSVGGVGFASVIGGLIATYINWQANFIVSIIVAIIAFILLLGTKEEAKEIIDKRPFDYMGMFLFALLIGSITLFATQGFEQGWLSLFSILCLLVFIIATVSFIIYERHKNAPFIDFSLFQHRGFVGSSMSNAVLNSGMGTMTVFNIYAQTKVGLNAFQTGLVTVPYVIMAILMVRLGERLSLRYGGKPMLLMGPLFPAIGIIFISLTILPSHWYVAAAVFGFVICAIGNGLCATPGLTIAILTIPDEKVGLASGIYKMFATLGSAFGIALSTTVFAILQSSYNISIAATCTFLIMMSIMILGVILTQIIIPKNIKA; this is encoded by the coding sequence ATGAGTACGAAGCAACATTCAGAAAATAAATTGATTTTAGCTATAGTATTAAGTATATTAACGTATTGGCTTTTTGCCCAATCGTTTATTAATATATCGACTCAAGTTCAACAAACATACCAAACTACAACTGGTATAGTTAACTTATCTGTGAGTCTTACATCTTTTGCAACAGGCCTATTTATGGTTGGTGCAGGAGACGTGTCAGATAAAATAGGTAAATTAAGAATGACTTATATAGGCATCATTTTAAGTATTATTGGATCATTGTTGATTATCATATCTAGTGTTACTGCATTATTAATCGTAGGTCGAATCTTTCAAGGTTTATCTGCAGCAATATTATTACCAGCAACCGTAGGGGTATTAAATGATCAATTTAAAGGAAAGGCGTTGCGCAGAGCTTTTAGTTATTTAATGATTGGCAGTGTGGGCGGCGTAGGGTTTGCGTCTGTCATAGGTGGTCTTATAGCGACGTATATCAATTGGCAAGCTAACTTTATAGTTTCAATCATTGTAGCCATCATCGCCTTTATCCTTTTATTAGGAACGAAAGAAGAAGCAAAGGAAATTATTGATAAAAGACCGTTTGATTATATGGGGATGTTCCTTTTTGCATTGCTCATAGGTAGTATCACTTTATTTGCGACGCAAGGATTTGAACAAGGTTGGCTTAGTTTATTTTCTATTTTATGTTTGCTTGTGTTCATCATAGCGACTGTTTCATTTATTATATATGAACGACATAAAAATGCGCCATTTATCGATTTTTCCTTATTTCAGCATCGAGGTTTTGTAGGTTCATCGATGAGTAATGCGGTATTAAATTCTGGTATGGGTACAATGACGGTATTTAATATATACGCACAAACAAAAGTGGGGCTAAATGCATTTCAAACAGGATTAGTAACCGTGCCGTATGTCATTATGGCTATATTAATGGTTCGTTTAGGAGAAAGGTTATCATTGCGTTATGGAGGGAAACCTATGTTACTGATGGGGCCACTATTTCCAGCAATAGGGATTATATTTATTAGTTTAACGATATTACCATCACATTGGTATGTAGCAGCTGCAGTATTTGGCTTTGTTATTTGTGCGATAGGAAATGGCTTATGTGCTACGCCAGGATTAACGATTGCGATATTGACCATACCTGATGAAAAAGTAGGACTTGCTTCAGGCATTTATAAAATGTTTGCAACACTTGGTAGTGCCTTTGGTATCGCACTTAGTACGACTGTTTTTGCGATATTACAAAGTTCATACAATATAAGCATTGCTGCAACATGCACATTTTTAATAATGATGAGTATTATGATCTTAGGCGTAATATTGACTCAAATAATTATCCCGAAAAACATAAAAGCATAG
- a CDS encoding nuclear transport factor 2 family protein produces MDTLDAYFKLFDEARYSETSFDALVALFSENITFVLNGHAYHGKEAWVNFVKKVFEMNEDLKHMSNGWYQKDDGSYEAKWAICGKRYATGVYTQEGIDIAKLDKDNKISYLENKPYDANLFSSI; encoded by the coding sequence ATGGATACATTAGATGCATATTTTAAATTATTTGATGAGGCAAGATATAGCGAAACGAGTTTTGATGCTTTGGTTGCATTATTTAGTGAAAATATAACATTTGTACTTAATGGCCATGCGTATCATGGTAAAGAGGCATGGGTTAACTTTGTGAAAAAAGTATTTGAAATGAATGAAGATTTAAAACATATGAGCAATGGCTGGTATCAAAAAGATGATGGCAGTTATGAAGCGAAATGGGCGATTTGTGGTAAAAGATATGCTACGGGTGTCTATACACAAGAAGGTATTGATATCGCTAAGCTAGATAAAGATAACAAAATCAGTTACTTAGAAAATAAACCATACGATGCGAACTTGTTTTCATCTATATAA
- a CDS encoding DUF1304 domain-containing protein encodes MSVISIILTVLVAIEFFFIMYLETIATHSKRTSKVFNISEEKLKDENVNVLLKNQGVYNGVIGLLLLYGVTFASHPKEMVALLLIYIIIVAIYGGLTSDKSIMLKQGGLPIITLLSLLI; translated from the coding sequence GTGAGTGTTATTTCTATTATATTAACAGTATTAGTGGCAATTGAATTCTTCTTTATTATGTATTTAGAGACCATTGCGACACATTCTAAAAGAACAAGCAAGGTGTTTAATATTAGTGAGGAAAAATTAAAAGATGAAAATGTTAACGTCTTATTAAAAAATCAAGGCGTATATAATGGTGTGATTGGATTATTATTGTTATATGGTGTTACCTTTGCGAGTCATCCTAAAGAGATGGTGGCTTTACTTTTAATTTATATTATAATAGTAGCAATTTATGGAGGCCTAACGAGTGATAAAAGTATTATGCTCAAACAAGGTGGTCTACCTATCATTACTTTATTGTCGTTATTAATTTAA
- a CDS encoding FMN-binding negative transcriptional regulator, whose amino-acid sequence MYIPNHYKENDIQEIKRFMMQHQFVTVVSTDNGKPLATHVPINITEDEESIYISGHFAKSNTQWKTIEQADQILVIFQGPHSYISATWYEEEDVPTWNYQSVHVYGRGKILTEQALKHDLSLLLDKYEKHRYNGMTWGNMSEKTRKQIQGIVGFQIKVLEINAAYKLSQKRSDQDKSNIIEALESSEDDLNNKVAKAMKRCVLD is encoded by the coding sequence ATGTACATACCAAACCATTATAAAGAAAATGATATACAAGAAATTAAAAGGTTTATGATGCAACACCAGTTTGTAACTGTCGTCTCTACAGATAATGGTAAGCCATTAGCAACACATGTGCCTATTAATATAACTGAGGACGAGGAATCTATTTATATTTCAGGCCATTTTGCAAAATCTAATACACAGTGGAAAACCATAGAGCAAGCAGATCAAATATTAGTCATATTCCAAGGTCCACATAGTTATATTTCCGCTACGTGGTATGAAGAAGAAGACGTCCCTACATGGAATTATCAAAGTGTTCATGTGTATGGTAGAGGCAAAATTTTAACCGAGCAAGCATTAAAGCATGATCTATCATTACTATTAGATAAATACGAGAAGCATCGTTATAATGGGATGACTTGGGGTAATATGTCAGAGAAGACACGAAAACAAATTCAAGGTATTGTTGGCTTTCAAATAAAAGTTTTAGAAATTAACGCTGCTTATAAATTAAGTCAAAAACGTAGTGACCAAGATAAAAGTAATATCATTGAGGCGCTGGAAAGTTCTGAAGATGACTTAAATAACAAGGTAGCTAAAGCAATGAAAAGATGTGTTTTGGATTAA
- a CDS encoding MarR family winged helix-turn-helix transcriptional regulator: MKDILRDIGVISRALDSISNIEFKEIDLAKGQFVYLVRIYENPGIIQEQLVEMLKIDRATASRAISNLEKNGLIIKKSGENNKKNKLLFATDKGETLYPFIIRENEYSNAVALKDFSEEEIKALTDMLKRVKENISNDWSYVKKGNKRIY, translated from the coding sequence ATGAAAGATATATTAAGAGATATTGGGGTTATTTCTAGAGCATTAGACTCTATAAGTAATATTGAATTTAAAGAAATAGATTTAGCTAAAGGACAGTTTGTTTATTTGGTTAGAATCTATGAAAATCCAGGCATCATACAAGAACAGTTAGTTGAAATGTTGAAAATTGATCGTGCCACAGCTTCAAGAGCGATTAGTAACTTAGAAAAAAACGGTTTAATTATTAAAAAGTCTGGTGAAAATAACAAAAAAAATAAACTACTGTTTGCCACAGACAAAGGAGAAACGTTATATCCATTCATTATAAGAGAAAATGAATATTCTAATGCAGTTGCGTTAAAAGATTTTTCTGAAGAAGAAATTAAAGCGCTAACGGATATGCTAAAAAGGGTTAAAGAGAATATTTCTAATGATTGGTCATACGTTAAAAAAGGAAACAAGAGAATTTATTAA
- a CDS encoding APC family permease codes for MNIMSRIFRKEEVSRYQNKDAHLERTLRVRDFLALGVGTIVSTAIFTLPGVVAADHTGPSVSLSFLVSAIVAALVAFVYAEMASVMPFAGSAYTWISILFGEFFGWIVGWALIAEYMIAVSFVASGFSANLQGLLKPFDVSLPNALSNSLGTNGGMIDVIAAIVVVITALLLARGASETARVQNTLVVLKVLAIFLFIIVGISVINIGHYVPFIPEYKATAAGSFGGWQGIYAGSSVIFIAYIGFDSIAANSGEAINPQKTMPLGILGSLGIAVGLFVAVSLVLVGMFDYTAYKDNAEPVGWALRTSGHETVAVIVQAVSVIGMFTALIGMMLAGSRLLYSFGRDGILPSWLGKLNKKNLPNRALFILTIVAVIVGSVFPFGFLAQLISAGTLVAFMFVTIGLYALRRREGKDLPKPAFKLPLYPVMPIIIFICVFAVFWGLSGQAKFYTMLWFIIGIIYYLFYILKSSFKKR; via the coding sequence ATGAATATAATGAGTAGAATATTTCGAAAAGAAGAAGTATCGCGTTATCAAAATAAAGATGCGCATTTAGAACGTACACTACGAGTTAGGGACTTTTTAGCTTTAGGTGTCGGAACCATTGTTTCGACAGCAATTTTTACTTTGCCAGGCGTTGTTGCAGCGGATCATACGGGACCTTCTGTGAGTTTGTCGTTTTTAGTTTCAGCAATTGTTGCCGCACTTGTAGCATTTGTCTATGCTGAAATGGCTTCAGTAATGCCATTTGCAGGATCTGCATATACATGGATTAGCATATTGTTTGGTGAGTTTTTTGGATGGATTGTAGGATGGGCACTTATTGCAGAATATATGATTGCAGTGTCTTTCGTGGCATCAGGATTCTCAGCAAATTTACAAGGATTATTAAAGCCCTTCGATGTTTCGCTACCGAATGCACTGTCGAACTCTTTAGGTACTAATGGTGGCATGATTGATGTGATTGCAGCTATCGTTGTAGTTATTACGGCTTTGTTATTAGCTAGGGGCGCTTCAGAAACAGCACGTGTTCAAAATACTTTAGTAGTATTAAAAGTATTAGCAATTTTTCTCTTTATAATAGTAGGCATAAGTGTCATCAATATTGGGCACTATGTACCATTTATTCCTGAATATAAAGCTACAGCTGCTGGATCATTTGGCGGCTGGCAAGGTATATACGCAGGTAGTTCTGTAATATTTATTGCCTATATTGGATTTGATTCTATTGCTGCTAATTCAGGAGAAGCAATTAATCCACAAAAAACAATGCCATTAGGAATTTTAGGTTCATTGGGTATTGCTGTAGGGTTATTTGTAGCAGTTTCTCTTGTATTAGTAGGTATGTTTGATTATACAGCATATAAAGATAATGCAGAGCCCGTGGGCTGGGCATTACGTACGAGTGGTCATGAAACTGTTGCTGTCATTGTTCAGGCTGTGTCAGTTATTGGTATGTTTACTGCTTTAATTGGTATGATGCTTGCAGGATCACGCTTATTGTATTCATTTGGGCGTGACGGTATTTTACCTTCTTGGTTAGGTAAATTAAACAAGAAGAACTTACCAAACCGTGCTTTATTTATATTGACAATAGTAGCTGTTATAGTAGGTTCTGTATTTCCTTTTGGCTTCTTAGCGCAACTGATTTCTGCAGGTACACTTGTAGCATTTATGTTTGTTACTATTGGTCTATATGCTTTACGTCGTAGAGAAGGTAAAGATTTACCGAAACCGGCTTTTAAATTGCCATTATATCCAGTTATGCCAATAATCATATTTATATGTGTATTTGCAGTGTTTTGGGGATTAAGTGGACAAGCGAAATTCTATACGATGCTCTGGTTCATTATAGGAATCATTTATTATTTGTTTTACATTTTAAAAAGTAGCTTTAAAAAAAGATAA
- a CDS encoding aldo/keto reductase, translated as MQNIKFYNGNTMPQLGLGVFRVENDDTAKDAVKHAIVNGYRSIDAALVYGNEEMVGLGIQEGMAEAGIQREDLFITSKLWLDQYGKDNVIKGYQTSIDNLGLDYLDLYLIHWPGTDEALTIDTWKGMEALYEAGKVKNIGVSNFNIEHLEALKNQTSIKPVINQVEFHPYFTQESLRNYLATTDIHMESWSPLMNAEILTDETINAIAEEVGKSAAQVVIRWNIEHGVVTIPKSVTPHRIEENINVFDFSLTEEQIARIDALNQNKRIGPNPLEFNG; from the coding sequence ATGCAAAATATCAAATTTTATAATGGCAACACAATGCCACAATTAGGTTTAGGCGTATTTAGAGTCGAAAATGATGACACAGCTAAAGATGCAGTCAAACATGCAATCGTAAATGGTTATCGTAGTATCGATGCAGCATTGGTTTATGGCAACGAAGAAATGGTAGGTCTTGGCATTCAAGAAGGTATGGCGGAAGCTGGTATCCAAAGAGAAGATTTATTTATCACTTCTAAACTTTGGTTAGATCAATATGGTAAAGACAATGTAATCAAAGGTTACCAAACTTCTATTGATAACTTAGGCCTTGATTATTTAGACCTATATCTTATTCACTGGCCAGGTACAGATGAAGCATTAACTATCGATACTTGGAAAGGTATGGAAGCACTATATGAAGCTGGTAAAGTTAAAAATATTGGTGTAAGTAATTTCAACATCGAGCATTTAGAAGCGTTAAAAAATCAAACTTCTATTAAACCAGTGATTAACCAAGTTGAATTTCACCCTTACTTCACACAAGAATCATTAAGAAATTATTTAGCAACAACAGACATTCACATGGAATCTTGGTCTCCACTGATGAATGCTGAAATTTTAACTGATGAAACAATTAATGCTATTGCTGAAGAAGTTGGAAAATCAGCTGCACAAGTAGTCATTAGATGGAATATTGAACATGGTGTCGTAACAATTCCAAAATCTGTAACACCACATAGAATAGAAGAAAATATAAATGTATTTGATTTTTCATTAACTGAAGAACAGATTGCACGCATCGATGCCTTGAACCAAAATAAACGCATCGGACCTAATCCATTAGAATTTAATGGCTAA
- a CDS encoding ABC transporter substrate-binding protein, whose translation MKKFIAFIILVTLLLASCSHQSEAEKSEDTRSYELDSGKKIDIPKKPKRIAVIANTYAGGLKYLGGNIVGVTKDIDKSKVLKDKFKNTEKFSENDVEKVAKLKPDLIIVDTTDKNIKKYQKIASTIPIEYGKKDYLDTQIELGKMIGKEEKSRQWVKEWKDQTSKDSKEIKQQIGENATISIFDDFSKTIYAFGKSWGRGGEVVYQAFNLKMPNALEKVVKKDGWKELSQEKLPQYSGDYIITMSEGKSKPEFEKNNIWKNIPAVKNNHVINVKAETYWFNDPYSLDYIRKEIKYHLIK comes from the coding sequence ATGAAAAAATTTATAGCTTTTATTATTTTAGTAACATTATTATTAGCTTCTTGTAGCCACCAGAGTGAGGCAGAGAAAAGTGAAGATACAAGGAGTTATGAATTAGATAGTGGTAAAAAAATAGACATACCTAAAAAACCTAAACGCATTGCAGTCATAGCAAATACATATGCTGGTGGATTGAAATATTTAGGCGGGAACATTGTGGGCGTGACTAAAGATATTGATAAGAGTAAAGTACTTAAAGATAAATTTAAAAACACCGAGAAATTCAGTGAAAATGATGTAGAAAAGGTTGCAAAGCTCAAACCTGACTTAATTATTGTAGATACTACAGATAAAAATATTAAAAAGTATCAAAAAATAGCATCTACAATCCCCATTGAGTATGGAAAAAAAGATTATTTAGATACACAAATTGAATTAGGGAAAATGATTGGAAAAGAAGAAAAATCGAGACAATGGGTGAAGGAATGGAAAGATCAAACCTCAAAAGATTCTAAAGAAATCAAACAACAAATTGGTGAAAACGCAACGATTTCTATTTTTGATGATTTTAGTAAAACAATTTATGCATTTGGTAAATCTTGGGGGCGCGGAGGTGAAGTGGTTTATCAAGCTTTTAATCTGAAAATGCCCAATGCTTTAGAGAAAGTTGTTAAAAAAGATGGATGGAAAGAATTATCTCAAGAAAAATTACCTCAATACTCGGGAGACTATATTATTACAATGAGTGAGGGGAAATCTAAACCTGAATTTGAAAAGAATAATATTTGGAAAAATATCCCCGCTGTTAAAAATAATCATGTAATCAACGTTAAAGCAGAGACGTATTGGTTTAATGATCCTTACTCTTTAGATTATATAAGAAAAGAAATTAAGTACCATTTAATAAAATAA
- a CDS encoding sugar phosphate isomerase/epimerase family protein — MNLSYVTDSLAHLSLEEVLQKITQQDIYHIELATGGWSPAPHLNIENLLNDKRELSALKDLLSKYHVQVVALNCSGNPLDPGALGDEHRKITEQTFELAERLGVKKIVMMSGLPPASPNDEMPNWITTTVSWPPQLKDALEYQWNEVAIPYWKNLVGIAKNHGVEKIALENFSMQLVYNAETLLKLRNAVDPIIGMNLDPSHLLWMGADPIQCARALEGAIHHVHGKDVHIEKGLADINTVLETKEIEDIKNRSWNYVAVGYGQDLQWWKTFFSVIRMVGYDDFVSLEMEDLTMSAEDGVDASIAALKQVVV; from the coding sequence ATGAATTTATCATATGTTACAGATAGTCTCGCACATTTGTCACTTGAGGAAGTACTGCAGAAAATAACACAACAAGATATTTATCATATTGAACTGGCTACTGGAGGGTGGTCTCCAGCACCACATTTGAATATAGAGAACTTATTAAATGATAAGAGAGAATTAAGTGCACTTAAAGATTTATTATCGAAGTATCATGTTCAAGTGGTAGCGTTAAATTGTTCGGGTAATCCGTTAGATCCAGGTGCATTAGGTGATGAGCATAGAAAAATCACTGAACAAACATTTGAGTTAGCAGAACGATTAGGTGTGAAAAAAATTGTGATGATGAGCGGGTTACCACCAGCTTCTCCGAATGATGAGATGCCAAATTGGATTACGACTACAGTGAGTTGGCCGCCCCAATTAAAAGATGCACTTGAATATCAATGGAATGAAGTAGCGATTCCATATTGGAAAAATTTAGTTGGAATTGCAAAAAATCATGGTGTAGAGAAAATAGCATTGGAAAATTTCAGCATGCAATTAGTGTATAATGCTGAAACGTTACTTAAATTAAGAAACGCAGTAGATCCAATCATTGGAATGAATTTAGACCCAAGTCACTTACTTTGGATGGGCGCAGATCCAATACAATGTGCACGTGCATTAGAAGGTGCGATTCATCATGTACACGGTAAAGATGTACACATTGAAAAAGGTTTAGCTGATATTAATACTGTGTTAGAAACTAAAGAAATAGAAGATATTAAAAACCGATCTTGGAATTACGTAGCTGTGGGTTATGGTCAAGATTTACAATGGTGGAAGACCTTTTTCTCAGTAATACGCATGGTAGGTTATGATGATTTTGTGTCGTTAGAAATGGAAGACTTAACAATGTCTGCAGAAGATGGTGTCGATGCATCGATTGCCGCCTTAAAGCAAGTAGTTGTTTGA